A region of Phalacrocorax carbo chromosome 7, bPhaCar2.1, whole genome shotgun sequence DNA encodes the following proteins:
- the CPB1 gene encoding LOW QUALITY PROTEIN: carboxypeptidase B (The sequence of the model RefSeq protein was modified relative to this genomic sequence to represent the inferred CDS: inserted 9 bases in 5 codons; substituted 3 bases at 3 genomic stop codons), with protein MWALLVLIGTAAVSAHLQDLASMSRNRHQVFHVIPQNDEQVETINSLANNVQFDFWQPDSXTLVRPKMQIHFRVEVDKSFEVEDLLKERGVXVSLLSLLVLTDSLQAALDAQFDSKAHATRHSYEKYNWEMIAAWTADIAAQNPDLVSCSVIGEMXEGWPMYLLKVNIRKSGTNEKAIFMECSFLGREWISPAFCQCCVKEAVETFGKDTVMTTLLNSLDXVINIENYIYTWTKDPMWRKTHSKNACSHCIGTDPNRNFNAGLSTLGASENPCDSTYCGXDFIREHLSTIKAYLXIHSYSQLLLFPYLYTYKLPLNYNELNSIARAASKQLGSLXNTKYTYGQGAKMIYPAAGGSDNWAYNQGIKYSFTFKLQDTGRYGFVLPESQIKPTCEXTLLAVKYIANYVLAHLY; from the exons atgtggGCACTCTTGGTTCTTATAGGTACTGCAGCTGTTTCTGCTCACCTGCAGGATCTTGCCTCGATGAGTAGGAACAGACATCAA GTGTTTCATGTGATTCCACAGAATGATGAGCAGGTGGAAACAATCAATTCCCTTGCCAACAACGTGCAG TTTGACTTTTGGCAGCCAGACTC CACACTGGTAAGGCCAAAAATGCAAATTCATTTCCGAGTTGAAGTTGACAAATCTTTTGAGGTTGAAGatcttttgaaagaaagggGAGTATAGGTAAGTTTGCTCTCACTACT AGTTCTGACTGACAGCCTGCAGGCTGCACTGGATGCCCAGTTTGACAGCAAGGCCCATGCCACCAGGCACAGCTATGAAAAGTACAACTGGGAAATG ATAGCTGCTTGGACTGCTGATATTGCTGCTCAGAACCCAGACCTTGTCTCTTGCAGTGTAATTGGGGAAATGTAGGAAGGCTGGCCAATGTACCTTCTCAAAGTAA aCATAAGAAAAAGTGGTACAAATGAGAAGGCCATCTTTATGGAGTGTAGTTTCCTTGGAAGAGAATGGATCTCCCCTGCTTTCTGCCAGTGTTGTGTGAAAGAA GCTGTTGAGACCTTTGGAAAAGATACTGTCATGACCACACTTCTCAACAGCTTGGA TGTTATTAATAttgaaaattacatttacaCTTGGACAA AGGACCCAATGTGGAGAAAGACACACTCTAAAAATGCTTGTAGCCATTGCATTGGTACAGATCCCAACAGGAATTTTAATGCTGGCTTATCCA CTCTTGGGGCCTCAGAAAATCCTTGTGATTCCACTTACTGTGG TGATTTTATTCGTGAACATCTTTCTACAATCAAGGCATACT AGATTCACTCCTATTCCCAGCTGCTACTGTTTCCTTATCTGTATACTTACAAATTACCATTGAATTACAACGAACTG AATTCCATTGCTCGTGCTGCATCCAAACAGCTGGGCAGTTTGTGAAACACCAAATACACATACGGCCAAGGAGCTAAAATGATCT ATCCTGCTGCAGGGGGCTCTGACAACTGGGCTTACAACCAAGGCATCAAGTACTCTTTCACTTTTAAGCTCCAAGACACTGGTAGATATGGTTTTGTTCTCCCTGAATCTCAGATAAAGCCAACCTGTGA GACTCTACTTGCTGTTAAATATATTGCCAATTATGTACTTGCGCACTTGTATTAG